The proteins below are encoded in one region of Apium graveolens cultivar Ventura chromosome 4, ASM990537v1, whole genome shotgun sequence:
- the LOC141720032 gene encoding uncharacterized protein LOC141720032 — protein sequence MEIALSSKLKLGFVDGTYVRSAVNSVLLIYWICCNNMVTSWILNSVSLDIAVHAIWEDLKVRYDQTNVPKLLNLRKELSHLTQGMMSITAYFTKFRTIHDELECLSAKPRCTCTTCTCTINSKLEAYDQTVQLTQILMGLNEHFTGVRGQILIMTPLPSLSQCYSILLQEENKREISTSTVSLNKDNIAMSIM from the coding sequence ATGGAGATTGCTCTCTCTTCAAAGCTGAAGCTAGGTTTCGTTGACGGAACATATGTTAGATCTGCTGTGAACTCGGTGCTTCTGATTTACTGGATATGCTGCAATAATATGGTAACCTCATGGATTCTTAACTCTGTTTCACTTGATATTGCTGTTCATGCAATTTGGGAGGATTTGAAAGTTCGATATGATCAGACTAATGTTCCTAAGCTATTAAATTTGCGTAAAGAATTGTCACATCTTACTCAAGGAATGATGTCAATTACTGCTTATTTTACTAAATTTAGGACAATTCATGATGAATTGGAATGTCTATCTGCTAAACCTAGATGTACTTGCACTACTTGCACTTGCACAATCAACTCAAAACTTGAAGCTTATGATCAAACTGTACAATTGACACAAATTCTGATGGGGTTAAATGAGCACTTTACTGGTGTGCGAGGTCAAATTCTGATCATGACTCCTCTGCCTTCACTAAGTCAATGTTATTCCATTCTTCTTCAAGAAGAAAATAAGAGAGAAATATCTACTAGTACTGTATCTCTCAACAAGGACAACATAGCAATGTCAATTATGTAA
- the LOC141717296 gene encoding caffeic acid 3-O-methyltransferase-like, with protein sequence MAHIKSTASEAEEACLFALQLATASVLPMTLKVAIELDLLEIIANAGPGAYVTPNELASMLPTSNLDAALMLDRILRILASYLVLKCKLVELPNGLQLRSYGLMPVCKYLTKNKDGVSMAPLLLLANDKIMWESWYYLKDAVLDGGLPFNKAFGMNIYDYTGTDSRFNLIFNQAMKDHSTIIMNKILENYNGFEGLTSLVDVGGGTGASLHAIISKYPSIRAINFDLPHVVKDAPSNSNGVEHVGGDMFTSVPKGDAIFLKWICHNWSDEECLRFLTNCYQALADEGKVVVAESILREQPETLLVTKTVLQLDAYMLIDIPGGRERTEKEFEALAKRAGFKRFNKLCCAFNIWIMEFRK encoded by the exons ATGGCGCATATCAAGAGTACTGCATCTGAAGCAGAAGAAGCTTGTTTGTTTGCATTGCAACTCGCAACTGCTTCTGTACTTCCCATGACTCTGAAAGTGGCCATTGAGCTTGACCTTTTGGAGATCATTGCTAATGCTGGTCCGGGAGCGTACGTAACTCCCAATGAGCTAGCCTCCATGCTGCCCACATCAAACCTTGATGCAGCGCTTATGCTCGACCGTATACTCAGAATCCTGGCTAGCTACTTGGTTCTCAaatgtaagcttgttgagctACCTAACGGTCTCCAATTGCGGAGCTATGGATTAATGCCAGTCTGCAAATATTTGACTAAAAATAAAGACGGCGTCTCCATGGCACCTCTTTTGCTCCTGGCTAATGACAAGATTATGTGGGAGAGCTG GTACTACTTGAAAGATGCTGTTCTTGATGGCGGACTTCCATTTAACAAGGCCTTTGGAATGAACATATATGATTATACTGGCACAGACTCTCGATTCAACTTGATCTTTAACCAAGCTATGAAAGATCATTCTACTATTATCATGAATAAGATCCTCGAAAATTACAATGGTTTCGAAGGTCTTACATCTTTAGTTGACGTCGGTGGTGGTACAGGAGCTTCCCTTCATGCAATCATCTCCAAGTACCCTTCTATTAGAGCGATCAACTTCGATCTTCCCCACGTTGTCAAAGATGCTCCATCTAATAGTAATG GTGTGGAACATGTTGGAGGGGACATGTTTACTAGCGTGCCAAAGGGAGATGCTATATTCTTGAAG TGGATATGTCATAACTGGAGTGATGAAGAGTGTTTGAGATTCTTGACAAATTGTTACCAAGCACTCGCGGACGAGGGAAAGGTAGTTGTTGCAGAGTCCATTCTTCGGGAGCAACCTGAAACCTTACTTGTTACTAAGACTGTCCTTCAGTTAGACGCCTATATGTTGATAGATATTCCTGGAGGAAGAGAAAGGACTGAAAAAGAGTTTGAGGCATTAGCTAAACGTGCAGGATTTAAACGTTTCAACAAGCTGTGCTGTGCTTTTAATATTTGGATTATGGAATTTCGCAAGTAA